Proteins encoded together in one Mycobacterium sp. MS1601 window:
- a CDS encoding FAD-dependent oxidoreductase encodes MSHRGGRVAILGGGMAGLSAAWRLSEPGWRDHYDSITVYQRGWRLGGKGASSRGAHNRIEEHGLHIWLGSYENAFTLLRQCYAEINRNTSDPACPIKEWTQALVPADDLGLMDWFGGEWLPWLGTFGRNTMSPGDPQGSGREMTAVAFLYRAAALVLDFTDSIREAGPGGLVMSAGPSRPQEPSSRPVSAVTRAMLAAVLAINHEGGDIASPGEQLDAAVAAVREAVDYETRPDHRRSWLLVSMVTAVVRGILADSLVTDSRGFRAIDDQDFGDWILRHGGHPDVLDYPLIRGVYDLVFGYRDGDVDRPAFGAGLMIFLIGMVLFEYKGAIFWKMTAGMGDVVIAPLYQALKQRGVRFEFFHRLDALHLDPDHRVVDTITMARQAALADGLDEYQPLVTVGGLPVFPAAPRAEQLRPGQQLGDLESHFEQHEDVETRTLRRGFDFDHVVLAVSVGMVPIVARELLADRHEWRSMVAEVRTVATQAFQLWLRPDEPSLGWPHPGSTVSAYLRPFETWASMPQTLWAETWPADDTPATVAYFCGSLNADWPTEEPSQRYVERLRHQVLTEVEAYLDNLRLYFPNAFTDAGFDFSLLAGAGGKTGIEAVATQHVSVNIDPSDRYVQSVPGSDRYRLRPDESGYDNLVLAGDWTDCGMNAGCIEAAVMSGLEAANAVAGRGRFHRIRGYWLP; translated from the coding sequence CACATCTGGCTCGGCTCCTACGAGAACGCGTTCACCCTGCTGCGCCAGTGTTATGCCGAAATCAACCGGAACACAAGCGATCCCGCCTGCCCCATCAAAGAGTGGACACAGGCGCTGGTTCCCGCCGACGATCTGGGACTGATGGACTGGTTCGGCGGCGAGTGGCTGCCGTGGCTGGGCACGTTCGGCCGCAACACCATGTCACCGGGCGATCCCCAGGGCTCCGGCCGGGAGATGACGGCCGTGGCCTTTCTGTACCGTGCGGCTGCGCTGGTACTGGATTTCACGGACTCCATCCGCGAGGCCGGACCCGGCGGTCTGGTGATGTCGGCAGGGCCGTCACGGCCTCAGGAACCGTCGTCGCGACCAGTGTCCGCGGTGACCAGGGCCATGTTGGCTGCGGTGCTGGCGATCAACCATGAGGGCGGCGACATCGCTTCTCCTGGTGAGCAACTCGATGCAGCGGTGGCCGCCGTACGTGAGGCCGTCGACTACGAGACCCGGCCCGATCACAGACGCTCCTGGTTGCTGGTCTCGATGGTGACGGCCGTGGTGCGTGGCATCCTGGCCGACTCCCTGGTCACCGACTCGCGCGGGTTCCGCGCCATCGATGACCAGGACTTCGGCGACTGGATTCTGCGGCACGGCGGCCATCCAGATGTGTTGGACTACCCGCTGATCCGCGGTGTCTACGATTTGGTGTTCGGGTATCGGGACGGTGATGTAGACCGACCGGCGTTCGGCGCGGGGCTGATGATCTTCCTGATCGGCATGGTGCTCTTCGAGTACAAAGGCGCCATCTTCTGGAAGATGACCGCGGGCATGGGCGACGTGGTGATCGCTCCGCTCTATCAGGCACTCAAACAGCGCGGCGTGCGATTCGAGTTCTTCCATCGACTCGATGCATTGCACCTCGACCCCGATCACCGTGTGGTCGACACCATCACGATGGCGCGCCAAGCTGCACTGGCCGACGGCCTCGACGAGTACCAGCCCCTGGTCACCGTCGGTGGACTTCCGGTGTTTCCGGCAGCTCCGCGGGCCGAGCAACTTCGTCCCGGTCAGCAGTTGGGCGATCTCGAATCGCACTTCGAGCAGCACGAAGATGTCGAAACACGCACTCTCCGAAGAGGATTCGACTTCGATCACGTCGTGTTGGCCGTCTCCGTCGGCATGGTGCCGATCGTGGCGCGAGAGCTCCTGGCTGACCGGCACGAGTGGCGATCCATGGTGGCCGAGGTGCGAACGGTCGCCACGCAGGCCTTCCAGCTCTGGTTGCGTCCCGACGAACCGTCGCTGGGCTGGCCGCATCCGGGATCGACAGTCAGCGCGTATCTGCGCCCGTTCGAGACCTGGGCGTCCATGCCGCAGACGCTGTGGGCCGAAACCTGGCCCGCCGACGACACCCCCGCTACGGTCGCATACTTCTGCGGCAGCCTCAACGCCGACTGGCCTACCGAGGAACCGTCACAGCGGTATGTCGAGCGTCTGCGCCATCAGGTGCTGACCGAGGTCGAGGCCTATCTCGACAACCTGCGCCTGTACTTTCCGAACGCATTCACCGACGCCGGCTTCGACTTCAGCCTGCTGGCCGGCGCAGGCGGCAAGACCGGAATCGAAGCGGTCGCCACACAACACGTTTCCGTCAACATCGACCCATCCGACCGCTACGTGCAGTCCGTCCCCGGCTCCGACAGGTATCGGTTGCGCCCGGATGAGAGCGGGTACGACAATCTGGTCCTTGCCGGCGACTGGACGGACTGCGGCATGAATGCCGGGTGCATCGAGGCAGCGGTGATGTCAGGCCTGGAAGCGGCCAACGCCGTGGCGGGCCGCGGCAGGTTCCACCGGATCCGCGGTTACTGGCTGCCCTAG
- a CDS encoding CGNR zinc finger domain-containing protein, translated as MIFSHDTELTLRAACVLVNSDRVDGEQLGDQAALDEYLVGWGWTGRRDHDAAELDDVHRLRVRLGKIWSVADDEERVVGQVNALLSDTKAAPWLTRHPEMPEWHLHLASIHDPLAQRMGAEMAMSLADLIRAGELRRLKICAAPDCDAALIDLSRNRSRMFCDTGNCGNRQHVAAYRERRATQD; from the coding sequence ATGATTTTCAGTCATGACACCGAACTCACACTGCGTGCAGCGTGTGTGTTGGTGAACTCCGATCGAGTCGACGGTGAGCAGTTGGGGGACCAAGCCGCACTCGACGAGTACCTGGTCGGCTGGGGATGGACCGGGCGTCGCGACCATGACGCCGCCGAACTCGACGACGTGCACCGCCTGCGCGTCCGCCTGGGCAAGATCTGGAGTGTCGCCGACGACGAAGAGCGTGTGGTGGGGCAGGTGAACGCATTGCTGTCCGACACCAAAGCGGCCCCATGGTTGACCCGCCACCCCGAGATGCCGGAGTGGCACCTGCATCTGGCGTCGATCCACGATCCACTGGCCCAGCGCATGGGCGCCGAGATGGCCATGTCGCTGGCAGATCTGATCCGTGCCGGAGAATTGCGCCGCCTCAAGATCTGTGCCGCGCCGGACTGCGACGCCGCGCTGATCGATCTGTCGCGCAACCGGTCCCGGATGTTCTGTGACACCGGCAACTGCGGCAACCGGCAGCACGTCGCCGCCTACCGAGAGCGCCGCGCCACCCAGGATTGA
- a CDS encoding EamA family transporter: MLLTKPADATFRLGLMFALSSAFIFGLSGPLAKSLMAAGWSPTAAVTARLAGGAILMAVFATAVKPGWFRLALQHIRPVLLYGLIPIAGAQLCYYNAVSHLSVGVALLLEYTAPLLVVGWVWVTTSRRPSNRTLAGVGTAVAGIMVVLGVFNGLASAQVNTMGILWGLGAAVCAACYFLMADSVSTDGTGLDPITLSAGGLIVGAATVATLGLSGVMPLTYTTGDVQIAGFTTSWLVPVALLALLPTAIAYTLGIGGIARLKPSFASLVGLSEVLFAVLWAWLLVDEAISPIQAVGGLVVLVGLALARSGDRSAEVTAATWPDAGPLEPADQRR; this comes from the coding sequence ATGCTGTTGACGAAACCAGCTGACGCCACGTTCCGGCTCGGTCTGATGTTCGCGTTGAGTTCGGCGTTCATCTTCGGCTTGTCAGGCCCCCTCGCAAAGTCGCTGATGGCAGCCGGCTGGAGCCCCACTGCCGCGGTGACGGCCCGGCTCGCTGGGGGCGCCATCCTGATGGCGGTGTTCGCCACTGCGGTCAAGCCTGGCTGGTTCCGGCTCGCGCTGCAGCACATCCGGCCAGTTCTCCTCTACGGGCTGATCCCGATCGCCGGCGCCCAACTGTGCTACTACAACGCCGTCTCCCACCTCTCGGTGGGCGTGGCACTGCTGCTCGAGTACACCGCCCCGTTGCTGGTGGTCGGTTGGGTCTGGGTCACCACCTCGCGGCGCCCCAGCAACCGCACATTGGCCGGCGTGGGCACCGCGGTCGCGGGAATCATGGTGGTGTTGGGCGTTTTCAACGGCCTTGCCTCGGCGCAGGTCAACACCATGGGAATCTTGTGGGGCCTGGGCGCTGCCGTGTGCGCGGCCTGCTACTTCCTGATGGCCGACTCGGTGAGCACCGACGGCACCGGGCTCGACCCCATCACCCTGTCTGCCGGTGGGTTGATCGTGGGCGCGGCCACCGTCGCCACCCTCGGATTGTCCGGTGTCATGCCACTGACCTACACCACCGGTGACGTGCAGATCGCCGGTTTCACCACGTCATGGCTGGTCCCGGTGGCGCTGTTGGCTCTGCTGCCCACGGCAATTGCCTACACCCTCGGCATCGGCGGTATCGCACGCCTGAAGCCCAGCTTCGCCTCACTGGTGGGCTTGTCGGAGGTGTTGTTCGCGGTGCTGTGGGCCTGGCTGTTGGTCGATGAGGCCATCAGCCCCATCCAGGCCGTCGGCGGACTGGTGGTGCTGGTGGGCCTGGCACTCGCCCGCTCGGGTGACCGTTCGGCCGAGGTGACAGCTGCGACGTGGCCCGACGCCGGGCCGCTGGAGCCGGCTGACCAGAGACGCTGA
- a CDS encoding cutinase family protein, which produces MVMAALVAAPSASIPTAQAEPACPDIEVVFARGTDEPPGLGRVGSAFVDSLRGQVGGRSVGTYAVNYPATYDFLAAAGGANDASGHIQWMVNNCPQTRLVLGGYSQGAAIVDVLAAVPFPAVGFNAPLPPNVPEHIAALAVFGNPTTKVGLPLTISPVYGTRSIDLCNGGDPVCSGGDDIAAHSNYGPAGLTNQAATFVAGLV; this is translated from the coding sequence ATGGTGATGGCAGCGCTGGTGGCCGCGCCTTCGGCGAGCATCCCCACCGCCCAGGCCGAACCTGCCTGCCCCGATATCGAGGTGGTGTTTGCGCGCGGCACCGACGAACCACCCGGCCTCGGGCGCGTCGGTTCGGCGTTTGTCGATTCGCTGCGCGGGCAGGTTGGCGGACGATCAGTGGGCACCTACGCGGTGAACTATCCGGCCACGTACGACTTCCTGGCCGCCGCGGGCGGCGCCAACGACGCCAGCGGACACATCCAGTGGATGGTGAACAACTGCCCCCAGACCCGCTTGGTCCTGGGCGGCTACTCACAGGGCGCCGCCATTGTCGACGTCCTGGCCGCCGTGCCGTTCCCGGCGGTCGGCTTCAACGCCCCGCTGCCACCCAACGTCCCCGAGCACATCGCCGCGCTGGCCGTCTTCGGCAACCCCACCACCAAGGTGGGACTGCCGCTGACGATCAGCCCGGTGTACGGCACCCGCTCGATCGACCTCTGCAACGGCGGTGATCCGGTCTGCTCCGGCGGCGACGACATTGCCGCGCACAGCAATTACGGCCCGGCCGGACTGACCAACCAAGCCGCCACCTTCGTCGCGGGACTGGTATGA
- a CDS encoding cutinase family protein, giving the protein MSIPSRRRRLRRAAAPVLAAAMLFAAPMGLPAASAEPPCPDVEVVFARGTSEAPGIGRVGVALTDAIRAQSGLNVGTYGVVYPATYDFLGAADGARDATNRIALMAQQCPSTRIVLGGYSQGAAIVDMLAGIPPLGNRIGDLGSAPPLPGNLAGNVAAAAVFGNPSAKFSVPLNGSGQFAGKAVDMCSDGDPICSDGRNPFAHTSYESGPLVPQAAGFVVARL; this is encoded by the coding sequence ATGAGTATTCCGTCACGTCGGCGCCGGCTGCGCCGGGCCGCAGCGCCGGTTCTGGCGGCGGCAATGTTGTTCGCGGCGCCCATGGGCCTGCCCGCGGCGTCGGCAGAGCCCCCCTGCCCCGACGTCGAGGTGGTCTTTGCCCGCGGCACCAGCGAGGCTCCCGGAATCGGTCGGGTCGGTGTCGCGCTCACCGACGCCATCCGTGCCCAGAGCGGGCTCAACGTCGGCACCTATGGGGTCGTCTATCCGGCCACCTACGACTTTCTGGGCGCTGCCGACGGCGCCCGCGACGCCACCAATCGCATCGCGCTGATGGCGCAGCAGTGCCCAAGCACCCGGATCGTGCTGGGTGGTTACTCACAGGGCGCGGCGATCGTCGACATGCTGGCCGGAATCCCCCCGCTGGGCAACAGGATCGGCGACTTGGGCTCCGCGCCGCCGCTGCCGGGCAATCTCGCCGGGAATGTCGCTGCGGCAGCCGTTTTCGGCAATCCCTCGGCCAAGTTCAGTGTCCCCCTGAACGGCTCGGGCCAGTTCGCCGGAAAAGCGGTCGACATGTGCAGCGACGGTGATCCGATCTGTTCCGACGGCCGGAATCCGTTTGCCCACACCAGCTACGAGAGCGGTCCGCTGGTGCCGCAAGCCGCCGGTTTTGTGGTCGCACGGCTCTGA
- a CDS encoding cutinase family protein has product MGHFCHRQIRRFLASAGAAMAVATLVTVAPETQLPTAAAVSCPEVEVIFARGREEPTGTGIVGTAFVNALRAKSTKKIGYYPVDYDANISVDQGAKDMSAHIQYMVATCPDTRLVLGGYSLGATVTDMVLATPGPFFGYSNPLPLGSDEHVAAVVFFGNGARKVLGYPVSEFLPTWTNKVIDLCNAQDPVCSSSLDVKTFPANWGDHLQKGYLDSGLVNQAATFAAAKL; this is encoded by the coding sequence ATGGGTCACTTCTGTCACAGACAGATTCGACGGTTCCTCGCCTCGGCGGGTGCCGCGATGGCCGTCGCCACGCTGGTGACGGTGGCGCCCGAGACCCAGCTGCCCACGGCGGCGGCCGTTTCATGCCCCGAGGTCGAGGTGATCTTCGCGCGTGGCCGGGAGGAACCCACCGGCACGGGCATCGTGGGTACCGCGTTTGTCAACGCGCTGCGCGCCAAGAGCACCAAGAAGATCGGTTACTACCCCGTCGACTACGACGCCAACATCAGCGTCGACCAGGGCGCCAAAGACATGAGTGCCCACATCCAGTACATGGTGGCCACCTGCCCGGACACCCGACTGGTGCTGGGCGGCTACTCACTGGGAGCCACCGTCACCGACATGGTGCTGGCCACCCCCGGCCCGTTCTTCGGCTACTCCAACCCCTTGCCCCTCGGCAGTGACGAGCATGTCGCCGCCGTGGTGTTCTTCGGCAACGGAGCCCGCAAGGTGCTCGGCTACCCCGTCTCGGAGTTCCTGCCCACCTGGACCAACAAGGTGATCGACCTGTGCAACGCGCAGGATCCGGTCTGCAGCTCCAGCCTGGATGTGAAGACGTTTCCGGCCAACTGGGGCGATCACCTCCAGAAGGGATACCTGGACTCGGGCCTGGTGAATCAGGCCGCGACCTTCGCCGCAGCCAAGCTGTAG
- a CDS encoding cutinase family protein, whose amino-acid sequence MVAAPTVAPRSVSTVPTAAAACPQVEVIFARGRIEPPGVGQIGNAFVSALRQKTDKNINVYAVNYPADNQIDVGANDMSARIQDMAARCPDTRLVLGGYSLGAAVTDVVLAVPFGFMGFKNPLPAGMDQKIAAVALFGNGAAWVGPITNFNPLYSERTIELCHGADPICNPADPNTWENNWSDHLQPAYINSGMVNQAADFVAARI is encoded by the coding sequence ATGGTCGCGGCGCCCACCGTCGCACCACGGTCGGTCAGCACTGTGCCCACTGCGGCGGCGGCGTGCCCACAGGTGGAGGTGATCTTCGCGCGCGGTCGCATCGAGCCTCCCGGCGTGGGACAGATCGGCAACGCATTCGTCAGTGCGCTGCGCCAGAAGACCGACAAGAACATCAATGTCTACGCGGTCAACTACCCCGCTGACAACCAGATCGACGTGGGCGCCAACGACATGAGCGCCCGGATCCAGGACATGGCAGCCCGTTGCCCCGACACCCGACTGGTGCTGGGCGGTTACTCACTGGGCGCCGCGGTGACCGACGTGGTGCTGGCTGTGCCGTTCGGATTCATGGGATTCAAGAATCCACTGCCGGCAGGTATGGACCAGAAGATCGCGGCCGTCGCACTGTTCGGCAACGGCGCGGCCTGGGTGGGCCCCATCACCAACTTCAACCCGCTCTACAGTGAACGCACCATCGAGCTGTGCCACGGCGCGGACCCCATCTGCAACCCGGCCGACCCCAACACCTGGGAGAACAACTGGTCGGATCACCTGCAGCCGGCCTACATCAACAGTGGGATGGTCAACCAGGCCGCCGACTTCGTGGCCGCCCGGATCTGA
- the truA gene encoding tRNA pseudouridine(38-40) synthase TruA, whose product MNVPAIDSGGGHVRLRLEIAYDGTEFAGWAAQTGQRTVAGVLEEALSTVFRTPVQTGVAGRTDAGVHATGQVAHVDVPLAALGHAYPRTVRPDEPEFLPLVRRLGRFLPTDVRVRDIVRAPAGFDARFSALRRHYRYRLSTAPYGVEPHQARFITPWPRRLDVDAMAAASANLLGLNDFAAFCRHRDGATTIRDLQQLSWERDGDLITAAVTADAFCWNMVRSVVGALLAVGEHRRPVDWLGGLLAEVKRSSDFAAAPARGLTLVGVDYPPDDQLRARNVVTRDVRTR is encoded by the coding sequence ATGAACGTGCCCGCCATCGACTCCGGTGGCGGGCACGTTCGTTTGCGTCTCGAGATCGCTTACGACGGAACCGAATTCGCCGGCTGGGCCGCGCAGACGGGTCAGCGGACGGTGGCCGGTGTGCTGGAGGAGGCGCTGTCGACGGTGTTCCGGACGCCGGTGCAGACCGGCGTCGCCGGCCGTACCGACGCCGGCGTGCACGCCACCGGACAGGTGGCGCACGTCGATGTCCCGTTGGCGGCCCTGGGGCATGCCTACCCGCGCACTGTCCGTCCTGACGAACCCGAATTCCTGCCCCTGGTGCGGCGATTGGGCCGCTTCCTGCCCACTGACGTCCGAGTGCGCGACATCGTCCGTGCGCCGGCGGGTTTTGATGCCAGGTTCTCGGCGTTACGCAGGCACTACCGCTACCGGTTGTCCACGGCGCCCTATGGCGTGGAACCGCACCAGGCCCGCTTCATCACCCCGTGGCCCCGGCGCCTCGATGTGGATGCCATGGCCGCCGCTTCGGCGAACCTGTTGGGGCTCAACGACTTCGCTGCGTTCTGCAGGCACCGCGACGGTGCCACCACCATCCGTGATCTGCAGCAGTTGTCCTGGGAGCGCGATGGTGACCTGATCACGGCCGCTGTCACCGCGGATGCGTTCTGTTGGAACATGGTGCGCTCCGTGGTGGGTGCGCTGCTGGCCGTCGGCGAGCATCGCCGCCCGGTCGACTGGCTCGGCGGCTTGCTCGCAGAGGTCAAGCGTTCCAGTGATTTTGCCGCCGCGCCTGCACGCGGACTGACCCTGGTGGGCGTGGACTATCCCCCGGATGATCAGCTGCGGGCGCGCAACGTCGTCACCAGGGACGTGCGGACGCGCTAG
- the rplQ gene encoding 50S ribosomal protein L17 gives MPKPTKGARLGGSSSHQKALLANLATSLFEHGRIKTTEPKARALRPYAEKLITHAKKGSLHNRREVLKKIRDKDVVHTLFAEIGPFYADRNGGYTRIIKVENRKGDNAPMAVIELVREKTVTSEADRARRVAASAPAAQEAPVEEAKVEESAVEEAAVEDAPADEAPVEDATVEDAAEDDKKS, from the coding sequence ATGCCCAAGCCCACAAAGGGTGCTCGCCTCGGCGGGTCGTCTTCGCACCAGAAGGCACTACTGGCCAACCTGGCCACGTCGCTGTTCGAGCATGGTCGCATCAAGACCACCGAGCCCAAGGCGCGGGCGCTGCGGCCCTACGCGGAGAAGCTGATCACCCACGCCAAGAAGGGCTCGCTGCACAACCGGCGTGAGGTGCTCAAGAAGATCCGCGACAAGGACGTCGTGCACACCCTCTTCGCCGAGATCGGCCCGTTCTACGCGGATCGCAATGGCGGCTACACCCGGATCATCAAGGTCGAGAACCGCAAGGGCGACAACGCTCCCATGGCGGTCATCGAGCTGGTCCGGGAGAAGACCGTGACCTCTGAGGCCGACCGCGCCCGTCGCGTGGCTGCCTCGGCGCCTGCCGCGCAGGAGGCTCCGGTGGAGGAGGCCAAGGTCGAAGAGTCCGCAGTCGAAGAGGCCGCAGTCGAGGACGCTCCTGCCGACGAGGCTCCGGTCGAGGATGCCACGGTCGAGGACGCCGCCGAGGATGACAAGAAGTCCTAG
- a CDS encoding DNA-directed RNA polymerase subunit alpha yields the protein MLISQRPTLGEEVIAENRSQFVIEPLEPGFGYTLGNSLRRTLLSSIPGAAVTSIRIDGVLHEFTTVPGVKEDVTDIILNLKGLVVSSEEDEPVTMYLRKQGPGAVTAGDIVPPAGVTVHNPDMHIATLNDKGKLEVELVVERGRGYVPAVQNKASGAEIGRIPVDSIYSPVLKVTYKVEATRVEQRTDFDKLILDVETKNSISPRDALASAGKTLVELFGLARELNVEAEGIEIGPSPAEADHIASFALPIDDLDLTVRSYNCLKREGVHTVGELVARTESDLLDIRNFGQKSIDEVKIKLHQLGLSLKDSPATFDPSEVAGYDVATGTWNSDAGYDLDDNQDFAETEQL from the coding sequence ATGCTGATTTCTCAGCGTCCCACCCTGGGCGAAGAGGTCATCGCCGAGAACCGTTCGCAGTTCGTCATCGAACCGCTGGAACCCGGCTTCGGCTACACCCTGGGTAACTCGCTGCGGCGCACACTGCTGTCGTCCATCCCGGGCGCAGCGGTCACCAGCATCCGCATCGACGGCGTTCTGCACGAGTTCACCACCGTGCCCGGGGTCAAGGAAGACGTCACCGACATCATCTTGAACCTCAAGGGTCTGGTCGTGTCCTCCGAAGAGGACGAGCCGGTCACCATGTACCTGCGCAAGCAGGGCCCCGGTGCCGTCACCGCCGGTGACATCGTGCCGCCTGCCGGCGTCACGGTGCACAACCCGGACATGCACATCGCCACCCTGAACGACAAGGGCAAGCTGGAGGTCGAGCTCGTCGTCGAGCGCGGCCGCGGCTACGTCCCCGCCGTGCAGAACAAGGCCTCCGGCGCCGAGATCGGCCGTATCCCGGTCGATTCCATCTACTCGCCGGTCCTCAAGGTCACCTACAAGGTGGAGGCCACCCGCGTCGAGCAGCGCACCGACTTCGACAAGCTGATCCTCGACGTCGAGACCAAGAACTCGATCAGCCCGCGTGACGCCCTGGCCTCAGCTGGCAAGACCCTGGTCGAATTGTTCGGTCTGGCACGGGAACTCAACGTCGAGGCGGAAGGCATCGAGATCGGGCCGTCGCCCGCCGAGGCCGACCACATCGCGTCGTTCGCGCTTCCCATCGACGACCTGGACCTCACGGTGCGGTCGTACAACTGCCTCAAGCGCGAGGGTGTGCACACCGTCGGCGAGCTCGTCGCCCGCACGGAGTCCGATCTGCTGGACATCCGTAACTTCGGCCAGAAGTCCATCGACGAGGTGAAGATCAAGCTGCACCAGCTCGGTCTGTCGCTCAAGGACAGCCCGGCCACCTTCGATCCGTCCGAGGTTGCCGGTTATGACGTCGCCACCGGTACCTGGAACAGCGATGCCGGCTACGACCTGGACGACAACCAGGACTTCGCCGAAACCGAACAGCTCTAA
- the rpsD gene encoding 30S ribosomal protein S4 — protein MARYTGPATRKSRRLGVDLVGGDQSFEKRPYPPGQHGRARIKESEYRNQLQEKQKARFTYGVMEKQFRRYYEEAVRLPGKTGDNLLRILESRLDNVVYRAGLARTRRMARQLVSHGHFTVNGVKVDIPSYRVSQYDIIDIKDKSINTLPFELSRANAGDRPIPGWLQVVGERQRILVHQLPERAQIDVPLTEQLIVELYSK, from the coding sequence ATGGCTCGTTATACCGGACCCGCCACCCGCAAGTCGCGTCGCCTCGGCGTCGACCTGGTCGGTGGAGATCAGTCGTTCGAGAAGCGCCCCTACCCGCCCGGCCAGCACGGTCGCGCGCGGATCAAGGAGAGCGAATACCGCAACCAGCTGCAGGAGAAGCAGAAGGCCCGCTTCACCTACGGCGTGATGGAAAAGCAGTTCCGTCGCTACTACGAAGAGGCAGTGCGTCTTCCGGGCAAGACCGGTGACAACCTGCTGCGCATCCTGGAGAGCCGGCTGGACAACGTGGTGTACCGCGCCGGCCTGGCCCGTACCCGCCGGATGGCGCGTCAGCTGGTCAGCCACGGCCACTTCACCGTCAACGGTGTGAAGGTCGACATCCCCAGCTACCGCGTGTCGCAGTACGACATCATCGACATCAAGGACAAGTCGATCAACACGCTGCCGTTCGAGCTGTCTCGAGCCAACGCCGGTGATCGGCCCATCCCGGGCTGGCTGCAGGTGGTCGGCGAGCGTCAGCGCATCCTCGTGCACCAGCTGCCCGAGCGCGCGCAGATCGACGTGCCGCTGACCGAACAGCTGATCGTCGAGCTCTACTCGAAGTAA
- the rpsK gene encoding 30S ribosomal protein S11, which produces MPPAKKAAGGAAARRGKTTRRKEKKNVPHGAAHIKSTFNNTIVSITDPQGNVIAWASSGHVGFKGSRKSTPFAAQLAAENAARKAQEHGVKKVDVFVKGPGSGRETAIRSLQAAGLEVGAISDVTPQPHNGCRPPKRRRV; this is translated from the coding sequence ATGCCTCCAGCTAAAAAGGCCGCGGGCGGCGCTGCTGCCCGGCGCGGCAAGACCACCCGCCGCAAGGAAAAGAAGAACGTTCCGCACGGCGCTGCTCACATCAAGAGCACGTTCAACAACACCATCGTCTCCATCACCGACCCCCAGGGCAACGTCATCGCCTGGGCCTCCTCGGGTCACGTCGGCTTCAAGGGTTCGCGTAAGTCGACCCCGTTCGCCGCTCAGTTGGCTGCCGAGAACGCTGCCCGCAAGGCGCAGGAGCACGGTGTGAAGAAGGTCGACGTGTTCGTCAAGGGACCGGGTTCGGGTCGCGAGACGGCGATCCGCTCATTGCAGGCTGCCGGTCTCGAGGTCGGCGCGATTTCCGACGTCACCCCGCAGCCGCACAACGGTTGCCGTCCGCCCAAGCGGCGCCGGGTCTAG
- the rpsM gene encoding 30S ribosomal protein S13 produces MARLMGVDLPRDKRMEIALTYIYGIGRTRSQEILDATGISRDQRSKDLTDDQVSQLRDYIEGNLKVEGDLRREVQADIRRKIEIGCYQGLRHRRGLPVRGQRTKTNARTRKGPKRTIAGKKKAR; encoded by the coding sequence ATGGCACGTCTCATGGGCGTTGATCTCCCGCGCGACAAGCGCATGGAGATCGCGCTGACCTACATCTACGGCATCGGCCGTACCCGCTCCCAGGAGATCCTGGACGCCACCGGCATCAGCCGGGACCAGCGTTCCAAGGACCTCACCGATGATCAGGTGAGCCAGCTCCGCGACTACATCGAGGGCAACCTCAAGGTCGAAGGCGACCTGCGTCGCGAGGTGCAGGCGGACATCCGCCGCAAGATCGAGATCGGCTGCTACCAGGGCCTGCGGCACCGCCGTGGTCTGCCGGTGCGCGGCCAGCGGACCAAGACCAATGCGCGCACCCGCAAGGGCCCCAAGCGCACCATCGCCGGCAAGAAGAAGGCCAGGTAA
- the rpmJ gene encoding 50S ribosomal protein L36 yields MKVNPSVKPICDKCRVIRRHGRVMVICSDPRHKQRQG; encoded by the coding sequence GTGAAGGTGAACCCGAGCGTCAAGCCGATCTGCGACAAGTGCAGGGTGATCCGCCGGCACGGGCGGGTCATGGTGATCTGCTCTGATCCGCGCCACAAGCAGCGGCAGGGCTAA
- the infA gene encoding translation initiation factor IF-1, whose amino-acid sequence MAKKDGAIEVEGRVVEPLPNAMFRIELENGHKVLAHISGKMRQHYIRILPEDRVVVELSPYDLSRGRIVYRYK is encoded by the coding sequence ATGGCCAAGAAAGACGGTGCCATCGAGGTCGAGGGCCGCGTGGTCGAGCCTCTGCCCAATGCGATGTTCCGCATTGAGCTGGAGAACGGACACAAGGTGCTCGCCCACATCAGCGGCAAGATGCGTCAGCACTACATCCGCATCCTGCCGGAGGACCGCGTCGTGGTGGAGCTGTCTCCCTACGACCTGTCCCGTGGCCGCATTGTGTACCGCTACAAGTAA